A DNA window from Gimesia sp. contains the following coding sequences:
- a CDS encoding tetratricopeptide repeat protein: MLLTMALLIAPVQAQVDIGALRKKADQGDLSAQVDLGVRLLLGNGVIANVPQGREWLEKAAKAGSPQAQYQLAWTCARGLGAEPDFKQAIEWLQKSADQDYPPALHDLAREYRNGKLVEQDYAKMVALLRRGVKQNDIQCLKGLALCYREGWGVEADLGEMTRLLKISADLGDLDSLSEVGFSYLEGRGVEVDLAQGIKYTKAAAERGYPAAMHNLAYCYKNGLGAEKDIDQAAQWYARAVAKGYQKSVKHLQEFASQDNKLAQYQLGIMYRDGQGVKADLKQARQLLEQAAQQDYGPAAYELWVAYRDGTFVTKNKEKAFKWLEQAAAQEEPKAEYDLGMALAKGEGVEQDTKRATDLLISAGRHGSPRAAYDLSQMFRTMKSFPEHEKYSQIWLKEAIEKHKYPPAMSDLAFRYFYGDGVEKDMKLHRFWAGQAAQRNDPAGQYLLGSAYLFGRGIEIDLPLAHDWLNKSAKQDYAPAAERLGVLYLEGRGCEKNLRTAFYWLRVAARHGSSTAAEKIEYLANSDLGGVPRAYAEMLKKGDGVEQDQAKAAKWLQRAIDQGDQAATHELGLMYLQGVGVEQDPDKALELIKQAAEKDYAPAILKLIKEYRTGKHWKKDEKQVFAWSERGNKLGLQTATLTLAQGLFTGEGIEQDESRALQLFKSLAEQGNTKLVVMLANHYGGRTNTVEADDQQAFYWNRKAAEQDDAASAARLGFYYYEGIGCDINFDEAYRWTKWAYDQGAEVARFNLAEHYHHGQGVEKNLVKARELIEPLAKAGNAQAMYAMGTLLTDVEDKPDSETVAEGVKYFEQSIAKGTKQVAKWLAEGPEGQNMAAGWSKLVAKASNNLGILYWTGELVEKNIDKAQKLLRTAVEGNIPLAMANLGRLYLEEDLGEERKAEAQNLFQKAIDGGLVDAHSDLGEGFLFGSWGKKDLETAREWFEKGHAAGDRGSTVWLGYLYMGGNGVDRDTQKARELLTDGAGRGSSLAKKLLAQLKEEQTTDVKELAALKKQPEPSTNSTRDDISGEETSSPSESLATVEGSDTKTLSELELQRQQAAAGNTAAMAQLGFRLSFDELHRDEWDYAEAVKWLTAAARQGDSDSQYYLGELLIAGRGTGKDTRAGIQWVEKAAAGGNATAAMMMGLSYKRGQFVKKNPQREFDYYKQAAEAGEATGMLLLSVAYEFGVGTPRDMDQAIHWCRRAAEAGNAQAMRNLGQFLLQGKHVDADPAQGMDWLRRAAEAGNASANTKLGVCYEKGQGVEQDLAEAVKWYRKAADLGDAEGQAELGYAYLSGNGVAVDNEQGYFWSKQAAAQQYPMGLNNVGYCYHRGKGVPQDLDKGIEFYGYAARQGYEQALHSLQKLAKDKHDEAYYQLGYTLVFGTKLPAKPREGVLYLKLAARHKHPAAMTMLARMYAKGTVVKPDEEQAIALVQAAAEKGNTMAMNDWADRLRKGTGVTVDLDAAVDWYWKAAEKEDRAAQLKLAQMVSDGQAKSLSEMQLQTLKSWLQAAANQGDQQARKLLTRIGNITNKPTGN; the protein is encoded by the coding sequence ATGCTCCTGACGATGGCGCTGCTCATCGCCCCGGTTCAGGCCCAGGTCGATATTGGTGCACTACGTAAGAAAGCGGACCAGGGTGATCTGTCAGCGCAGGTTGATCTCGGCGTCCGCCTTCTGCTGGGCAACGGGGTCATCGCCAATGTCCCCCAGGGACGAGAGTGGCTGGAGAAAGCAGCGAAAGCCGGGAGTCCGCAGGCGCAATATCAACTGGCCTGGACCTGCGCGCGAGGCCTGGGTGCCGAACCGGATTTCAAGCAGGCAATCGAGTGGCTGCAGAAATCGGCTGATCAGGATTACCCCCCGGCACTACATGACCTGGCCCGGGAATACCGCAATGGCAAGCTGGTCGAGCAGGACTATGCGAAAATGGTCGCACTCTTGCGTCGCGGTGTGAAGCAAAATGACATTCAATGTCTGAAGGGACTGGCGCTATGCTACCGCGAAGGCTGGGGCGTTGAAGCCGACCTGGGTGAAATGACACGCCTGCTCAAAATCTCAGCCGACCTCGGAGATCTCGATTCGCTGTCTGAAGTTGGCTTCTCCTACCTCGAAGGCCGCGGTGTCGAGGTCGATCTGGCCCAGGGAATCAAATACACCAAGGCTGCAGCTGAGCGCGGATATCCCGCAGCCATGCACAATCTGGCATACTGCTATAAAAATGGATTGGGAGCCGAGAAAGACATAGATCAGGCGGCGCAGTGGTATGCCCGGGCCGTTGCCAAAGGTTACCAGAAAAGCGTCAAGCATCTGCAGGAGTTCGCCAGTCAGGACAACAAGCTTGCCCAATACCAGTTGGGAATCATGTATCGCGATGGTCAGGGGGTCAAAGCCGATCTCAAACAGGCCCGTCAGCTGCTGGAGCAGGCCGCTCAGCAGGACTATGGCCCTGCCGCCTACGAACTCTGGGTCGCCTATCGCGATGGGACATTTGTCACCAAAAACAAAGAGAAGGCCTTTAAGTGGCTCGAACAGGCAGCCGCACAGGAAGAACCAAAAGCGGAATACGATCTGGGAATGGCACTTGCCAAAGGCGAGGGAGTTGAACAGGACACCAAGCGGGCCACCGACTTGCTGATCAGCGCGGGCAGGCACGGTTCCCCCCGGGCTGCTTATGACTTGAGTCAAATGTTCCGCACGATGAAGAGTTTCCCGGAACACGAAAAGTACTCGCAAATCTGGCTAAAAGAAGCGATTGAGAAACACAAGTATCCACCGGCCATGTCTGATCTGGCTTTTCGTTATTTTTACGGTGACGGAGTCGAAAAAGACATGAAACTTCATCGGTTCTGGGCCGGGCAGGCGGCGCAGCGTAACGACCCCGCAGGGCAGTACCTGTTGGGCTCCGCTTATCTGTTTGGTCGCGGAATAGAAATTGACTTACCTTTGGCGCACGACTGGCTGAACAAGAGCGCGAAACAGGATTACGCGCCGGCGGCAGAGCGTCTCGGAGTACTCTATCTGGAGGGAAGGGGCTGTGAAAAAAATCTCCGCACCGCATTTTACTGGCTGCGAGTAGCAGCAAGGCACGGGAGCTCCACGGCAGCCGAGAAAATCGAATACCTGGCCAATTCGGATCTCGGAGGAGTTCCCAGGGCCTATGCCGAGATGCTCAAGAAAGGGGACGGCGTTGAGCAGGATCAGGCCAAAGCGGCTAAGTGGCTTCAGCGGGCGATAGACCAGGGTGATCAGGCAGCCACCCACGAACTGGGCCTCATGTATCTGCAAGGGGTCGGCGTCGAGCAGGATCCGGACAAAGCCCTTGAACTCATCAAGCAGGCAGCCGAGAAGGACTATGCACCTGCCATTCTGAAACTGATCAAAGAATATCGCACGGGCAAACACTGGAAGAAAGACGAGAAACAGGTGTTCGCCTGGTCAGAACGAGGAAATAAACTCGGACTGCAAACAGCCACGCTGACTCTGGCCCAGGGACTGTTTACCGGAGAGGGAATTGAGCAAGATGAATCCCGCGCTCTTCAGCTGTTCAAGTCGCTCGCAGAACAAGGTAACACCAAATTAGTGGTAATGTTGGCCAACCATTATGGAGGGCGTACCAATACTGTCGAAGCGGACGACCAGCAGGCTTTCTACTGGAATCGAAAGGCGGCTGAACAGGATGACGCAGCGAGTGCCGCCCGATTGGGGTTCTACTACTACGAAGGTATCGGCTGCGATATCAACTTCGATGAGGCGTATCGCTGGACGAAATGGGCCTACGACCAAGGTGCTGAGGTTGCCAGGTTCAATCTGGCCGAGCACTACCATCATGGACAGGGCGTTGAGAAAAATCTTGTTAAGGCGCGGGAGCTCATTGAGCCACTGGCAAAAGCGGGCAACGCCCAAGCCATGTATGCCATGGGGACCTTGCTGACTGACGTCGAAGATAAGCCGGATTCCGAGACAGTTGCGGAGGGGGTCAAATACTTCGAGCAATCGATTGCAAAAGGCACAAAGCAGGTTGCGAAGTGGCTTGCCGAGGGCCCAGAAGGTCAGAACATGGCCGCAGGCTGGAGCAAACTTGTTGCCAAAGCCTCAAACAATCTCGGAATCCTTTATTGGACTGGCGAGCTTGTCGAAAAAAACATCGACAAAGCGCAAAAGCTATTGCGAACCGCGGTTGAAGGCAATATCCCACTGGCGATGGCTAACCTGGGCCGCCTGTACCTGGAAGAAGATCTGGGGGAGGAGCGCAAAGCAGAGGCGCAAAACCTGTTCCAGAAGGCCATCGATGGTGGACTGGTCGATGCCCATTCTGATTTAGGAGAGGGCTTCCTGTTCGGCAGTTGGGGAAAAAAGGATCTTGAAACAGCGCGCGAGTGGTTTGAGAAAGGACACGCCGCGGGGGATCGAGGATCGACCGTCTGGCTGGGATATCTCTACATGGGAGGCAACGGGGTCGATCGGGACACCCAAAAAGCCAGGGAGCTCCTGACCGACGGAGCCGGGCGCGGGAGTTCACTCGCCAAAAAACTGCTGGCGCAGCTCAAGGAAGAGCAAACCACCGACGTGAAGGAACTGGCCGCCCTAAAGAAACAACCTGAACCGTCAACCAACAGTACCCGGGACGACATTTCCGGGGAGGAGACAAGTTCACCGTCAGAGTCATTGGCAACCGTAGAAGGTTCAGACACCAAAACACTTTCCGAACTGGAACTACAGCGACAACAGGCCGCTGCAGGAAACACCGCGGCGATGGCGCAGCTCGGCTTTCGCTTGTCCTTTGACGAATTGCATCGGGATGAATGGGATTATGCCGAAGCAGTCAAGTGGCTGACTGCTGCCGCCAGACAGGGCGACAGCGATTCACAGTATTATCTCGGCGAACTGCTCATCGCAGGGCGTGGGACAGGCAAAGACACGCGGGCCGGCATCCAGTGGGTCGAGAAAGCGGCGGCGGGGGGCAATGCCACTGCCGCCATGATGATGGGTTTGTCCTACAAGCGGGGGCAGTTCGTCAAGAAAAATCCCCAACGGGAATTTGACTATTACAAGCAAGCGGCAGAAGCGGGGGAAGCTACCGGCATGCTCCTCCTCAGCGTCGCCTATGAATTTGGAGTGGGGACGCCACGCGACATGGACCAGGCGATTCACTGGTGTCGTCGGGCCGCAGAGGCAGGTAACGCTCAGGCCATGCGTAATCTGGGTCAGTTTCTGTTGCAAGGCAAGCATGTGGATGCAGATCCGGCCCAGGGAATGGATTGGCTGCGTCGAGCGGCAGAGGCGGGAAATGCTTCTGCCAACACAAAGCTCGGTGTCTGTTATGAAAAAGGACAAGGTGTCGAGCAGGATCTGGCGGAGGCAGTCAAGTGGTATCGCAAAGCCGCGGACCTGGGTGACGCAGAAGGCCAGGCGGAACTGGGCTACGCCTATCTATCCGGCAATGGCGTTGCGGTAGACAATGAGCAGGGATACTTTTGGTCCAAGCAAGCGGCGGCACAGCAGTACCCGATGGGACTCAACAATGTCGGCTACTGTTACCATCGTGGAAAAGGGGTGCCTCAAGATTTAGATAAAGGGATCGAGTTTTACGGCTACGCCGCACGGCAAGGCTACGAACAGGCCCTGCACAGTCTCCAAAAACTCGCCAAAGACAAGCATGATGAAGCCTATTACCAACTGGGCTACACCCTCGTCTTCGGAACCAAATTACCCGCCAAACCCAGGGAAGGTGTTTTGTATCTCAAGCTGGCGGCCCGCCACAAGCACCCCGCCGCGATGACGATGCTCGCGCGAATGTACGCGAAGGGTACAGTGGTCAAGCCTGACGAAGAACAGGCTATTGCCCTGGTGCAGGCCGCAGCCGAAAAGGGCAATACGATGGCAATGAACGACTGGGCCGATCGACTCAGAAAGGGCACCGGTGTGACAGTCGATCTCGATGCTGCCGTAGACTGGTATTGGAAGGCAGCCGAGAAAGAGGACCGCGCGGCTCAACTCAAGTTGGCCCAGATGGTATCTGACGGTCAGGCCAAATCCCTGAGCGAGATGCAACTGCAGACGCTCAAGAGCTGGTTGCAGGCAGCTGCGAACCAGGGCGATCAGCAGGCTCGCAAACTGCTCACCAGGATTGGAAACATAACAAACAAGCCCACCGGGAATTAG